CCCAACCACTCTTCTGGGGCTAAAACTTCACGACCATCATCGTCCATCATTTTGAAAATGTCGCCTGCTTGGGCAAAAGGTAGGTCTTTTAATAACTTATATCTTTTCACAGTTTCTCCCTTTCTCAATAATCCAACCCCACAAGGGACGACCAACTTTTCCTATTATTAAGCCACCACGCTTAAATATATTATTAGTTAATTATTGTTGGTCCTCCCCTCGAGATTTTTTGAGATTCGGGGGCTTCTCGCCCCTTGTGGGGTTGGATTATTAAAATTCAACTTTCTTTTCCTTCGGCTCGCCAAGATAAGCGTGAATTAGCATAATAGCCTCATCAAATCCGCACGCAAAACTCGCGCTATAGCCTTTATTTCGAAGTTTTTCCAGCATTTTTGCTTGCTCTTCGATATGCTCATTTTTCAAAAGCGTCACGCCATCTTTTCGATAAATATTGGTGGCTTTGATTTCGAGAAAAAGCCCGCTCTTGCTACGCTTTGGTTCTGCGATAAACAAATCCGGATAAGCCCGCGAACTCTGAAATTTCTTGTGCTTGGCGGCTTGCCCGGGCGTCATCTTCATACCGCTTGAAAAGTCGGTGCGAAAGATAACGTCGGGGTAATTCCGGCGCAGATAATCGCAAATCCGTAGGTGTAAAATTTCTTCTGGTTTTTTCATTTTAATTTACTTTAACTTCGATGTTTTGGCTGTTCGAAGTTTCTTCAATCTTGATTTTGGCTGGGCCGCGGCGTGATTTTTGTCCGCCAATTCTACCAGCGACAACGGCCAACTCTCGGTTGGCGGCAAATCCGCCAGTGATGCCATTTTTGCCACCGATGCGGCCAATTCTGGCGTAAAAATCTTCGCCATGAATTGCTTTATTAGTTGCGGCGGCTTTTAGGCCACCTGCTTTAGCTCCTGCCATTTTCCTCCTTTACTGTGTTATCTATCATCACCACCGCCAGTTCAATGTTGGCAGGGTCGATATTTTGCTTTATTAGCCACGAGCGGGCTTGCTCTGCTTGGTCTAAATTTTTATAAATCTTACTGTATTTAACGCCGTTTGGGCTAACCCAATAAATGGCGACTTGAGTGTTTTTGAGCGACATCTTGCTTAACTTTCTCCTTAAAATTGCTTTTTCTCGTTTAGAAATCTTGCGTTTCATTAGAATGGAATGTCGCTTAGGTCGATCGAATCGCCTGAAATTGGTGAATTATCGTTTTTAGGTTCGGCTTTGTGGCCATCAGCCACAAAACTAAATTCTTCAACCACAATGTCCAGCGCGGAGCGATTTTTGCCGGTGTCTTTGTCCTGCCAAATTCGCTGATTGAGGCGACCGCTGACCAGAATTTGCCGACCTTTGGTAAAATATTTGCTGATTGTTTCGCCAGTTTTACCCCACGCCACGCAGTCGATAAAGGCGGTTTCGGTCTGTTTTTCGCCAGATTGAGCGGTGTAGTTTCGATTGACTGCCACCGTGAAATTGGCAAGATTTGCGCCGTTTGGCGTAGTTTTGAGTTCTGGGTCGCGGGTGAGATTTCCGAGCAGAATAACTTTACTGAATGACATTTTTTCTCCTTAAATTGTTCGTTCTTCGGTTAATTTTACGCCGGGGATTTCGAGTTCGGCGATGTTTTTATTCTTGGCAAAATCGCGAATCTTGGCGATGTCTGGCGTGCAGAAAATTCGTGGCACGAGGTCTGGGTTGGTGATTTCGATGACCAATTTTGTGCGGGCGCCAAATCTTGGTGCGGCGTTGGTTTTTGCGGCGACTTTTTGGGCTTTTTCAAGTTCAAGCGCGCGGGCGATCTGC
This sequence is a window from bacterium. Protein-coding genes within it:
- the ssb gene encoding single-stranded DNA-binding protein, which translates into the protein MSFSKVILLGNLTRDPELKTTPNGANLANFTVAVNRNYTAQSGEKQTETAFIDCVAWGKTGETISKYFTKGRQILVSGRLNQRIWQDKDTGKNRSALDIVVEEFSFVADGHKAEPKNDNSPISGDSIDLSDIPF